Part of the Spirochaetota bacterium genome is shown below.
ATTTTTACATAAATTATATATCTTAATCTATTCCTATCTTTTTTAATTTCAAAATACCAATTATAAGAATCTAAATTAATTTTTGAACTATTATTAAAAATTTGTTTTTCTATTAATTTAACATAAGGAAGTTGTACTCTTAAACAATCTAAATTATTAATTAATCTAGACTGTTCTATTGTTCTTTTAATAATATCTGTTGTAGCTTCATATTTAACTGATTCCCCCTCTTCGGATTTAATTTTGATATCCATTCAATTTTTCCTAAAATTTGTTTTATTTCTTTAGGTTTTAATTTAATGTTATTTTTATCAATATTGTGTAACATCGCTCTTAAATTTTTCCATTTGTATCTAGGAACCCCTAATTGTTTATTTACAACAATTCCAGTAACTTCCATTCTTCTATGTGGTCTCATAATTCTTAATTTCTTTTTATTAATTTTTAAACCGGCTGCATTTAAGATAGGTTCTACTTTATTTATTATTATTTTCATATCAAAATTGTAATCGTCACTAGAAAAAGTTAAGTCATCAGCATATCTAGTATAAGTTAAATTATATTGTTTAGCTATTGAATTAAATCTATTATCTATATAATACATATAAATATTTGATAATGCTGGACTTGTTGGGGCTCCTTGTGGGAGTTTACCGTTTCTAGTGGTTAATAAACTTAAATAATTAACTAATTCTATTTGATTTGTTAAATTTAAATTGTATTTATTATTATTATAAGATACAATTTTTATAAATATTCCATATACTTTATTTAATGTAATACTACTAAAAAAATCTTTAATATCAATATTTAATATAACTTTTTTATTTAAATGTAATTTAGCTCCATCAATTGCACTTTTATTTTTAACAAAACCATATACCCAATCACAAACTGGAATTTTATCTAATAAATTGGTTAATATTTCTTTTTGAACTGTTTTTAATTCTTCTATAGGGGCGTCAATCCATCTAACACTTCCATTTCTTTTTTTTAAAGGAAATGAAACATAAAGTGTTTCTTTTTTTAATAATTCTATATATTTATTTTTATTTTTTTGAAAATTTAGTAAATAATGCACAGTTAATTCTCCTATTTATACTAACCTAGGCAGCGATGCCTAGAAATTATCGGCCTTATAATACTATTTCTTTAATAACGAATCGTTATTAAAATTTTTATACTATAAATAGGAATAGCCGAAAAGAATACACGAATGCGAGAAACTCCTTTACATCATTACTATTATTTCTTGTTTGTAGAAACTACAAACTTTTAAAACTATTCTTTTCGGCTAAACTTTATTAAAGTAATAATTCTTTAGGAAAATGCAACATTTCCTTTTTCGTTAATTTTGAAAGCACCTGAATTTCATCAGAAAACTTTTTTATGCTAATATCACTATTTAGTGTAACATCAATCAATATAGAATATACATATACATTTTTAGATTTTTTCCATTCTAAAAATTCTTGTAACCATTTTGGTGATACAGGTGCTTCTCCATCTGTTATAAATATAATATCTGCTTTACTAAAATTTTGTTCAGTATCAATTTTTTGTTTTGCTAAAGTTAATGCAGGTTCAAAATTTGTTCCACCTCCAACAAAATACTCTAACATATTAAAAATATCTTGTTTATTATAATTTTTATTTTTTAAATATTCATTACAATGTAAACTATTTACATTTCTTTCATCACTAAAATGAATTACATAAACCGACCTGTTTTCCATTTTAGCAATATCTAAAATTGTAAGTGCAACTGCTTTTGCAAAAATTTCCGGTAATCCTTCCATAGATCCACTACTATCTATACATATGATAATAGGACCTTTACCTTTTTTAGATTTACTTTCTAATTCATATTGAAAAAGATTTTTTTCTTCAAAATCTTTATAAAATAAAGATTCTAAAACATTATCAGAAAGTTTAATTAATTCTGTTGGAATTAATTTTGATAAATCATTTCCTTTAGTTAAATTAGAATAACTATTATTTTTAATTTTCATATTTTGTTTATAATTATTAAAATATTCTGATTTAAATCTACCAGATAAATTTACAATTTCTTTTAATTTTGGAGAGTTTTTTATTTTATTAAAAATTTCTAATTTACCTTCAAGACTTGTTTTTGTAAAAGTTTTTGTATCTGATAAACCCCAACTAGCTAAATATTCAGAAGTTTCAATAATATTATACATTATATTTTTTATTTTATAACTAAAAGTAGAAATTTCCTGTTTTATACCATCAACTAATTTATTTTTATATTCTTCTAATTTTTTTACAGCTTCATCATAATCTATTGGGGTATCATCTGGGCCCATTACAGTATCTAATTGTGTTTCATATTCTTTTATTGAATCTTTATATTTTTCTAATAACTCAAATAATAATGGTGCAAAATACTCAATAGCAATTAAACAATCTATGTCACTACCAATAGTAATACTTCTAACCTTATGGATATCCTCATTTTGTAATAGTGTATCTATAATTTCATAATTTAATAAATAATCATATTTTATTTCATTTTTTGGATATAATTTTGGATTATATTTATAAAAAATATTAAACACATCTTGTAATAATTCAGTAAATTTAGAATAAATTTCTAAACCTTTATTATTAATATTTTTAAGATCAATTGAATTATTTAACAAATAATTAAATAAATATAAATTATATTCATCGTATTCAATAACAAATTTATGTAAATTTAAATTTTCTTCATTTTTAATATTTCTTAAATTAATCATAACAGCTCCTTATTTAAGATTAGATAAATCAATATTTACTGATCCAGCAATACCTTCATGTATATTTTGTAAAAAATTATCTATAGAATTAATTAAATTATTATGTTCAATAATATTTATTTTATTATTTATTGAACTTTTACTTAAACCAATAATTTTTTTTCTAATATCTCTTAAATTATTTGCAGTTTCTATACCTTTCATTAATTTAGTTTCTTTATTTTTTTCATCTATAAAACTTTCATAAAGTTTTTGAGCATGTTGATATAAAGCAGTAATTTGAGTACTAACTGGATCAATTACTTCTAATATATAATAATATACTTTTTTAGAATCTTTAGGATTATTCCATAAAATATTTTTTAATATTATTAAATCAGTATATTCTACTATATCTTTATTATTTAAATAAGCTTCAGCTTTAAGTATAGATAAACTTAATTTAAAAGTTCTATCAGTTACAAATATATTATTATTTTCTAATAATTTTCTAATTTCAAAAATACAATCAAAAACATCTCTATGAATTTTAATATTTTTTATTTCATTAGAAATACTTTGTATTTCATCTAAAGAAATAATTGGTTCTAAATTTATTATATCATCATTTATAATTTTATCTCCATCTACAACCTTTTCATCTAAAAACATCATTTTTTCAAAATTAGATTTTTCTTTAATTTTATTAATTAAATATTTTAAAACAAATCTGTCTTGTAGAGCCTGTAAACCATCATTTTCATCTGGTATCTCATTAGATGCTCCTATACATAATATTAAAGGAGCTTTTTTTGGTTTGCCGCCTTCATAATATATTTTTTCATTTAATAAAGTTAATAATGTATTTAATATTGAACTGTTGCTTTTAAAAATTTCATCTAAAAATATTATAGATGAATTTTGAACTGTTCCCTCTGATACTCTAACTAATTTATCTTCTTTTAAATGTTTCAAAGAGATAGGACCGAATAACTCTTCTGGAAGAGTATATTTAGTCATCAAATATTGAAATATATTAGCTCCCTCAATTAATTTAGTTAATTGTAAAGCTAATTGAGTTTTTGCTATACCAGGTTCCCCTAGATACAAGATATTTTGTTTTGAAATTAAAGCTAAAATTGTTCCGTGAACAACATCTTGTCGTTCAAAATTATATTGATTTAAAATTTCTTCTAATTTAATTAATTTGTCTTTATTCATTGAACAACTCCATTTGTTTTTCTAATGATTTAAAATAATTAATTCCTTTTTTTATAAAATTTTGTTGTAAATTAATAAAATCTTCTTTAGTATCAAAATCTAATCCAGTATACTCCTCAGAATATCTCTTAGATTTTGATTCTTTGAATAAAATTAATTTAATTTTAATCAAATAATTACAATCATTTTTATAAATTACCTTTTGTAATTT
Proteins encoded:
- a CDS encoding reverse transcriptase family protein; this encodes MHYLLNFQKNKNKYIELLKKETLYVSFPLKKRNGSVRWIDAPIEELKTVQKEILTNLLDKIPVCDWVYGFVKNKSAIDGAKLHLNKKVILNIDIKDFFSSITLNKVYGIFIKIVSYNNNKYNLNLTNQIELVNYLSLLTTRNGKLPQGAPTSPALSNIYMYYIDNRFNSIAKQYNLTYTRYADDLTFSSDDYNFDMKIIINKVEPILNAAGLKINKKKLRIMRPHRRMEVTGIVVNKQLGVPRYKWKNLRAMLHNIDKNNIKLKPKEIKQILGKIEWISKLNPKRGNQLNMKLQQILLKEQ
- a CDS encoding VWA domain-containing protein; its protein translation is MINLRNIKNEENLNLHKFVIEYDEYNLYLFNYLLNNSIDLKNINNKGLEIYSKFTELLQDVFNIFYKYNPKLYPKNEIKYDYLLNYEIIDTLLQNEDIHKVRSITIGSDIDCLIAIEYFAPLLFELLEKYKDSIKEYETQLDTVMGPDDTPIDYDEAVKKLEEYKNKLVDGIKQEISTFSYKIKNIMYNIIETSEYLASWGLSDTKTFTKTSLEGKLEIFNKIKNSPKLKEIVNLSGRFKSEYFNNYKQNMKIKNNSYSNLTKGNDLSKLIPTELIKLSDNVLESLFYKDFEEKNLFQYELESKSKKGKGPIIICIDSSGSMEGLPEIFAKAVALTILDIAKMENRSVYVIHFSDERNVNSLHCNEYLKNKNYNKQDIFNMLEYFVGGGTNFEPALTLAKQKIDTEQNFSKADIIFITDGEAPVSPKWLQEFLEWKKSKNVYVYSILIDVTLNSDISIKKFSDEIQVLSKLTKKEMLHFPKELLL
- a CDS encoding AAA family ATPase, which encodes MNKDKLIKLEEILNQYNFERQDVVHGTILALISKQNILYLGEPGIAKTQLALQLTKLIEGANIFQYLMTKYTLPEELFGPISLKHLKEDKLVRVSEGTVQNSSIIFLDEIFKSNSSILNTLLTLLNEKIYYEGGKPKKAPLILCIGASNEIPDENDGLQALQDRFVLKYLINKIKEKSNFEKMMFLDEKVVDGDKIINDDIINLEPIISLDEIQSISNEIKNIKIHRDVFDCIFEIRKLLENNNIFVTDRTFKLSLSILKAEAYLNNKDIVEYTDLIILKNILWNNPKDSKKVYYYILEVIDPVSTQITALYQHAQKLYESFIDEKNKETKLMKGIETANNLRDIRKKIIGLSKSSINNKINIIEHNNLINSIDNFLQNIHEGIAGSVNIDLSNLK